Proteins encoded by one window of Cylindrospermum stagnale PCC 7417:
- a CDS encoding AAA-like domain-containing protein produces the protein MHVDEALQILDKVLLPRKLNFIESLVFRQSWLGQTYSEIAKDSAYTSDYIKAVGTQVWQCLSEAVGKKVTKKNLHFVFREYQQAGTSKLEHCWQQKSSPGWEIENDSPYPILGTDLDFPGGPVPLNSPFYIKRFSKGDVARSPIEELAYKEISKPGSVIRIKAPSQMGKSSLLNRILVRAVGIGYQIVNLDFQAADEVVFTSIDKFLRWLCANVSQQLNLKLLLDDYWNQDIGSKVSCTLYFQDYVLVQIDSPLVLALNEVNRVFEYPHIARDFLPLLRFWSEQAKNVEIFQKLRLVVVHSTENYVPLNMHQSPFNVGLLIKLPEFNWEQIQNLARHHGLNWTDGSQAKQLMGMVGGHPYLVRVALYHLCRSGVTLEKLLQEAPTQTGIYSDHLRSHLTRLSDHPELLSTFKYVVTAKGSVSLEPLLAYKLESMGLVKLEGNECTILCELYRQYFTAYNLREEYLPNSRN, from the coding sequence ATGCATGTAGATGAAGCCCTGCAAATTTTGGATAAAGTTCTGTTACCAAGAAAGCTTAATTTCATTGAGAGCTTAGTATTCCGGCAGTCGTGGTTAGGGCAGACTTACAGCGAGATAGCAAAAGACTCTGCCTATACTTCTGATTACATCAAGGCGGTTGGCACTCAAGTATGGCAATGCCTCTCAGAAGCAGTAGGGAAGAAAGTAACAAAAAAAAATCTGCATTTTGTCTTCAGGGAGTATCAGCAAGCAGGGACAAGTAAACTAGAGCATTGCTGGCAGCAGAAATCCAGCCCCGGCTGGGAGATAGAGAATGATTCCCCATATCCAATACTGGGGACAGATTTGGATTTTCCCGGTGGGCCAGTGCCGCTCAATTCCCCGTTTTATATCAAGCGATTCTCCAAAGGGGATGTTGCGCGATCGCCAATTGAAGAATTAGCCTATAAAGAAATCAGCAAACCAGGGAGTGTGATTCGGATTAAAGCTCCTAGCCAAATGGGTAAAAGCTCTCTACTGAATAGAATTCTCGTTCGCGCTGTGGGCATTGGCTACCAAATTGTCAATCTAGACTTTCAGGCAGCAGATGAAGTTGTGTTTACTTCCATCGACAAGTTTTTACGCTGGTTATGTGCCAATGTAAGTCAGCAGTTGAATCTCAAACTCCTACTTGATGATTATTGGAATCAGGATATAGGCAGCAAGGTTAGCTGTACATTATATTTTCAAGACTATGTGTTAGTGCAAATTGATAGTCCCTTAGTCTTGGCGTTGAATGAAGTGAATCGGGTTTTTGAATATCCCCACATCGCTAGAGACTTTTTACCCCTGCTGCGATTTTGGTCTGAACAAGCCAAAAATGTCGAAATATTCCAAAAACTCCGGTTAGTTGTAGTTCACTCAACAGAAAATTATGTTCCTTTAAATATGCATCAATCCCCATTTAATGTGGGGCTACTGATTAAATTACCAGAGTTTAATTGGGAGCAGATACAAAATTTAGCAAGGCATCATGGATTAAATTGGACAGATGGTAGCCAAGCCAAACAACTGATGGGGATGGTGGGTGGGCATCCTTATTTAGTGCGTGTTGCTCTTTATCACCTGTGTCGGAGCGGGGTAACACTGGAAAAGTTGTTGCAAGAGGCTCCTACCCAAACGGGAATTTATAGCGATCATTTAAGGAGTCACTTAACGAGGCTTAGTGATCATCCTGAATTGCTGAGTACATTTAAATATGTGGTGACTGCAAAGGGTAGCGTTAGCTTAGAACCGTTACTAGCTTACAAGTTAGAGAGTATGGGGTTAGTGAAGCTAGAGGGTAATGAATGTACTATTTTGTGCGAATTATATCGGCAGTATTTTACAGCGTACAACTTAAGAGAGGAGTATTTACCCAATTCTCGTAACTAA
- a CDS encoding mechanosensitive ion channel family protein, which yields MDIFSEAIQENLTTLAIIGFSAGMVVLLLALLFILGFFFKKMNELIAHRFLSPQGRKIYQEVFSPYENKLGIIIGLIFLDLTLLIIPKPDWLKFLELSLGLSLTIAIGWLGSRLFQNFFDAYLRESATRRKINGELLVVVNFLADIVICVTVILIFAQTHKINLLGVIASLGIGGLAVAFAAQQTLQQLFGGIVLYIDRPFVVDDYIGLPDGTFGRVESIGLRSTKIRNSGKGTLTIVPNDSLIQLSIENFTGARKVVSLIYLTFTKNIPDQQKALIRQVILESTKDLFGIDSRNTVVNFKDIFLNEKSNVTQAQINFFILGYGEMGMDMRYQLLDIAKQNITIQLKEYGLTFELEERPVNIDAPITI from the coding sequence GTGGACATCTTCTCTGAAGCAATTCAAGAGAATCTAACCACCCTCGCAATTATCGGTTTTTCGGCAGGGATGGTAGTTCTTTTGTTGGCATTGTTATTTATATTAGGTTTCTTTTTTAAAAAAATGAACGAATTAATCGCCCATCGCTTCTTGTCTCCTCAAGGGAGAAAAATTTATCAGGAAGTTTTTTCTCCTTACGAAAATAAGTTAGGAATAATTATTGGTTTAATATTTCTTGACCTAACTCTGCTAATTATTCCTAAACCTGATTGGCTCAAGTTTTTAGAACTTAGTCTTGGTTTATCACTCACGATTGCAATTGGCTGGTTAGGATCTCGTCTATTTCAGAATTTTTTTGATGCTTACCTGCGAGAATCTGCCACTAGGAGAAAAATTAATGGTGAGTTATTAGTAGTAGTTAATTTTCTAGCAGATATAGTTATTTGTGTTACCGTCATCCTGATTTTTGCTCAGACACATAAAATCAATTTATTAGGTGTAATAGCAAGTTTAGGAATTGGGGGATTAGCGGTAGCCTTTGCTGCTCAACAAACTTTACAGCAGTTATTCGGTGGAATAGTTCTTTATATCGACCGACCTTTTGTTGTTGATGACTATATCGGTTTACCAGATGGCACCTTTGGCAGAGTTGAGTCAATTGGTTTACGTTCTACTAAAATTCGTAACTCTGGCAAAGGGACATTAACTATAGTACCTAATGATTCTCTCATTCAATTAAGTATCGAAAACTTCACAGGAGCGAGAAAAGTTGTTTCTCTAATTTATTTAACCTTCACTAAAAACATTCCTGATCAACAAAAAGCTTTGATTCGTCAAGTAATTTTAGAAAGTACCAAAGATTTATTTGGAATTGACTCTCGTAATACTGTGGTAAATTTTAAAGATATTTTTCTAAATGAAAAATCTAATGTTACCCAGGCGCAAATTAACTTTTTTATTCTCGGTTATGGCGAAATGGGAATGGATATGCGCTACCAGCTATTAGATATAGCTAAACAAAATATTACCATACAACTGAAAGAATATGGGCTTACTTTTGAGCTTGAAGAAAGACCAGTTAACATTGATGCACCCATTACTATTTAA